From a single Deinobacterium chartae genomic region:
- the rplL gene encoding 50S ribosomal protein L7/L12, with protein MAYDKQQVIDTLSGLTILELADLIDTIKEQWGVTAAVAVAGPAAGGAAPVEEQTEFDVVLKDAGASKINVIKEIRAITGLGLKEAKDLSEKGGVIKEGISKEDAEKIKAQLEGAGASVELK; from the coding sequence ATGGCTTACGACAAGCAGCAGGTTATCGACACCCTCAGCGGCCTCACCATCCTGGAGCTGGCCGACCTGATCGACACCATCAAAGAGCAGTGGGGCGTGACCGCCGCCGTTGCCGTTGCCGGCCCCGCCGCCGGTGGCGCTGCCCCCGTTGAGGAGCAGACCGAGTTCGACGTCGTCCTCAAGGACGCCGGTGCCTCGAAGATCAACGTCATCAAGGAGATCCGCGCGATCACCGGCCTGGGCCTCAAGGAGGCCAAGGACCTGTCCGAAAAGGGCGGCGTCATCAAGGAAGGCATCTCCAAGGAAGACGCCGAGAAGATCAAGGCTCAGCTCGAGGGCGCCGGCGCCTCGGTGGAGCTGAAGTAA